A region from the Rosa rugosa chromosome 6, drRosRugo1.1, whole genome shotgun sequence genome encodes:
- the LOC133716611 gene encoding uncharacterized protein LOC133716611 has protein sequence MVNASGTTEKNEALSSEIHFRQQSVDEAPPELEDGGQATVDELKELNLGTEEDPRPVFVSASLSPEEEREYHDLLLEYKDVFAWTYKEMPGLDPKVAVHRLAVKPEARPIKQTQRRFRTELLPQIEAEVDKLIAAGFIREVQYPKWIANIVPVKKKNGQLRVCVDFRDLNDACPKDDFPLPIIELMVDATTGHEALSFMDGSSGYNQIRMALEDEELTAFRTPKGIYCYKVMPFGLKNAGATYQHAMQKIFGDMLHKYVECYVDDLVVKSKRRTDHLQDLRRVFERLRKYQLKMNPLKCAFGVSSGKFLGFIVKHRGIEVDQSKIKAIQDMPEPRNLRELKSLQGRLAFIRRFISNLAGRCQPFSRLLKKDVPFVWDKACHNAFESIKKYLASPPVLGAPVLGKPLILYIAAQERSLGALLAQENEERKEKALYYLSRTFTRPELNYPPIEKICLALVFAIQKLRHYMQAYTVHLVARADPVKFVMSQLVLTGRMAKWALLLNQYEIIYIPAKAVKGQALADFLADHPIPADWEISDDLPDEEVFNTEVLPAWQMFFDGSSRADGAGAGVVFISPQKQILPYAFTLSKLCSNNVAEYQVLIMGLQTAAEMKISNLEVYGDSKLVVDQLLTIYEVKKEDLVPYFQLATQLLKGFDAVTLMHVPRKENQVADALANLAAALALSEDEVIHLPVCQRWVVPTISELWHEDSNVVFVYLIDVDDWRYPLIDYLKRNKLSDDPKQRSDIRRRVSRFFYYKETLYRRSFDGLLLRCLGKEEAAKAMEEAHSGVCGAHQLGPKLHFQVKRMGYYWPTMVKDCMEYAQRCQASQFHANFIHQPPEPLHPTIASYPFDVWGLDAVGPMTPKSSAGHSYILAATDSFSKWAEAVPLKEIKKENVVDFIKGNIIQRYGVPRYIITDNAKYFSNSAMEKLCEKYHFKIHFSSMYNAPANGLAEAFNKTLCNILKKAVSKTKRDWYERMGEALWAYRTTYRTPTKATPYSLVYGVEAVLPLEKQIPSLRIALQDGLTDEENAKLRLQELKALDEKRLDAQQHLECYQARMSRAFNKGVRPRSFQVGDLVLAVRRPIIMTHKTGPKFKSKWDGPYIVSEVYTNGAYKIVAEDGLRIGPINGKFLKRYYA, from the exons ATGGTTAATGCATCTGGTAcaactgagaaaaatgaggcaTTGTCGTCtgagattcatttcagacaacagag TGTAGATGAAGCTCCTCCAGAACTTGAAGACGGGGGGCAAGCTACTGTCGACGAGCTTAAAGAGCTCAATTTGGGAACTGAGGAAGATCCAAGACCTGTATTCGTGAGCGCTTCGCTAAGTCCCGAAGAAGAAAGGGAATACCATGATCTGCTGCTTGAATATAAAGACGTCTTTGCATGGACGTACAAAGAAATGCCTGGCCTTGACCCAAAGGTAGCGGTTCATCGTCTCGCAGTTAAACCTGAGGCCCGACCAATCAAGCAAACACAACGACGCTTTCGGACAGAACTCCTTCCTCAGATTGAAGCAGAAGTTGATAAGTTGATTGCTGCAGGCTTCATTAGGGAGGTTCAATATCCTAAATGGATTGCAAACATTGTTCCTGTCAAGAAGAAGAACGGACAACTCCGTGTATGTGTGGACTTCCGCGACTTAAATGACGCATGTCCAAAGGATGACTTCCCTTTGCCCATCATTGAACTCATGGTGGATGCAACAACAGGTCATGAAGCTTTATCCTTCATGGATGGGTCATCTGGATACAATCAGATAAGGATGGCCTTAGAAGATGAGGAGCTTACTGCCTTCCGCACTCCTAAAGGCATTTATTGCTACAAAGTCATGCCATTCGGGTTGAAAAATGCTGGTGCAACATATCAACATGCTATGCAGAAAATCTTCGGAGACATGCTTCACAAGTACGTGGAATGTTATGTCGATGATTTAGTGGTCAAGTCAAAAAGGAGGACAGATCACTTACAAGACCTAAGAAGGGTGTTCGAAAGACTCCGCAAGTACCAACTTAAGATGAATCCTCTCAAATGTGCTTTTGGCGTCAGTTCAGGCAAGTTTCTTGGATTCATTGTGAAACATCGTGGCATTGAAGTGGATCAGTCAAAGATTAAGGCCATTCAAGACATGCCTGAGCCAAGAAATCTACGCGAGTTAAAAAGTCTCCAAGGACGACTCGCTTTTATTAGACGGTTCATATCGAACCTCGCAGGCCGTTGTCAGCCTTTTAGTCGACTTCTGAAGAAGGATGTGCCTTTCGTATGGGATAAAGCTTGCCATAACGCCTTTGAAAGCATAAAGAAGTACTTGGCAAGCCCTCCAGTGTTGGGTGCACCCGTCCTTGGGAAGCCGCTCATCCTCTACATTGCTGCTCAAGAGCGATCACTCGGAGCACTCCTAGcccaagaaaatgaagaaaggaaggaGAAAGCGTTGTATTACTTGAGTCGAACTTTCACAAGACCAGAATTGAACTATCCACCGATAGAGAAAATCTGTCTCGCTCTCGTCTTCGCCATCCAAAAGTTAAGACATTACATGCAAGCGTACACAGTGCATCTAGTGGCACGAGCTGACCCAGTCAAGTTTGTTATGTCGCAACTAGTCTTGACAGGGAGAATGGCAAAATGGGCACTACTCCTCAATCAGTATGAGATCATCTACATACCGGCCAAAGCGGTTAAAGGACAAGCATTAGCTGATTTCCTAGCAGACCATCCTATCCCCGCGGATTGGGAGATTTCAGATGACTTGCCAGATGAAGAGGTCTTTAACACAGAAGTTCTCCCTGCTTGGCAAATGTTCTTTGATGGGTCTTCTAGGGCAGATGGGGCAGGAGCTGGTGTGGTCTTCATTTCTCCGCAAAAGCAGATATTGCCTTATGCCTTTACTCTTAGTAAACTATGTTCCAATAATGTTGCCGAGTACCAAGTGCTAATTATGGGACTACAAACCGCAGCTGAaatgaaaatctcaaatctagAGGTGTATGGAGACTCGAAGTTAGTAGTTGATCAATTACTAACTATCTATGAAGTGAAGAAAGAGGATTTAGTTCCTTATTTTCAGCTTGCCACGCAACTCTTAAAGGGTTTTGATGCTGTCACACTAATGCATgtgccaagaaaagaaaatcaagtgGCAGACGCTTTGGCCAACTTAGCAGCGGCTTTGGCATTGTCCGAGGATGAAGTCATACACCTTCCAGTCTGCCAACGGTGGGTCGTACCGACAATCTCTGAGCTTTGGCATGAAGACTCCAATGTTGTCTTTGTTTACTTGATCGATGTTGATGACTGGAGGTACCCGTTGATTGATTACCTCAAGCGAAATAAGCTTTCTGATGACCCAAAGCAACGCTCGGACATAAGACGAAGAGTATCACGCTTCTTCTACTACAAGGAGACTCTTTATCGACGATCATTCGATGGATTGCTTCTTAGATGTCTGGGGAAAGAGGAAGCTGCTAAGGCTATGGAGGAAGCTCATTCAGGAGTGTGCGGAGCTCACCAGTTAGGTCCTAAGCTTCATTTTCAAGTAAAGAGGATGGGTTACTATTGGCCCACCATGGTTAAAGATTGCATGGAGTATGCACAAAGGTGTCAAGCTTCCCAGTTTCATGCAAACTTCATCCATCAACCACCAGAGCCATTGCATCCAACCATTGCCTCTTACCCCTTTGATGTGTGGGGACTTGATGCTGTAGGGCCCATGACTCCAAAATCCTCCGCTGGTCACTCATACATTCTAGCAGCTACGGATTCCTTTTCAAAGTGGGCAGAGGCGGTGCCGCTtaaggaaataaagaaagaaaatgttgtagACTTCATCAAAGGGAATATCATTCAACGATATGGTGTTCCGCGCTACATCATCACAGACAATGCCAAGTACTTTTCCAATAGTGCCATGGAGAAACTCTGTGAGAAATATCACTTCAAGATACACTTTTCTTCTATGTACAACGCTCCGGCTAATGGGTTGGCTGAGGCATTCAACAAGACTTTGTGTAATATTTTGAAGAAAGCAGTCAGCAAAACAAAAAGGGACTGGTATGAAAGAATGGGCGAGGCGCTCTGGGCCTACAGAACGACATATCGAACTCCCACGAAAGCTACGCCTTACTCTCTTGTATATGGTGTTGAAGCTGTCTTACCCTTGGAGAAACAAATTCCATCTCTGAGGATTGCTTTGCAAGATGGACTGACTGATGAAGAGAATGCCAAGTTGCGCCTTCAAGAGTTGAAAGCCTTAGATGAAAAGAGACTTGATGCGCAACAACACTTGGAATGCTATCAAGCTCGAATGTCACGAGCTTTCAACAAAGGGGTTCGACCTCGATCCTTTCAAGTTGGTGACCTAGTGCTTGCCGTGCGCAGACCTATCATCATGACACACAAGACTGGTCCTAAGTTCAAGTCAAAGTGGGATGGACCTTATATCGTCAGTGAAGTCTACACCAATGGAGCCTACAAAATTGTGGCTGAAGATGGCCTGAGAATTGGCCCCATAAATGGAAAGTTCCTGAAAAGGTACTATGCTTGA